A window of Xylophilus sp. GW821-FHT01B05 contains these coding sequences:
- a CDS encoding tRNA (cytidine(34)-2'-O)-methyltransferase — MFHIVLVEPEIPPNTGNVIRLAANTGCTLHLVEPLGFSMEDRLMRRAGLDYHEYAELRRHASWEALLAAERPVPERMFALTTRGTGSVHGTAFAAGDWLVFGSETRGLAPALRESFAPVQQLRLPMRAGQRSLNLSNAVAVTVFEAWRQNGFGGAA, encoded by the coding sequence ATGTTCCACATTGTTCTCGTCGAGCCCGAAATCCCGCCCAACACCGGCAACGTGATCCGGCTGGCTGCCAACACCGGCTGCACGCTGCATCTGGTGGAGCCGCTGGGCTTTTCCATGGAAGACCGGCTGATGCGCCGCGCGGGCCTGGATTACCACGAATACGCCGAGCTGCGCCGCCACGCCAGTTGGGAGGCGCTGCTGGCGGCCGAGCGGCCCGTGCCTGAGCGCATGTTCGCGCTCACCACGCGCGGTACCGGCAGCGTGCATGGCACGGCATTTGCCGCTGGCGACTGGCTGGTGTTTGGCTCGGAAACCCGCGGGCTGGCGCCGGCGCTGCGCGAATCCTTCGCGCCGGTGCAGCAGTTGCGCCTGCCGATGCGTGCCGGCCAGCGCAGCCTGAACCTGTCCAACGCGGTGGCGGTGACGGTGTTCGAGGCCTGGCGGCAGAACGGCTTTGGCGGGGCCGCATGA
- a CDS encoding ComF family protein — protein MSLAPARVARAAWARAGAAVPGHCAVCAAWPARPVCDACVQRFAQPVPRCNRCALRVAPGVAVCGGCLRTPPPLDACHAAVAYGYPWAACIAEFKFRGEAGWAHTLALLLRSTPWVEPALEAADLVLPMPLSRERLRERGFNQAALLAHRLAPRQCDASLLLRPRHTARQVGLDRAARLRSLRGAFAVDPLRVPALAGRRVVLVDDVMTTGASLYAAAAVLRQAGAAHVTGVVVARTD, from the coding sequence ATGTCCCTAGCCCCCGCCCGTGTTGCGCGGGCCGCGTGGGCGCGTGCCGGGGCGGCCGTGCCTGGACATTGCGCGGTGTGTGCCGCCTGGCCGGCGCGCCCGGTATGCGATGCCTGCGTGCAGCGCTTTGCCCAGCCGGTGCCGCGCTGCAACCGCTGCGCGCTGCGCGTGGCACCCGGCGTGGCGGTCTGTGGCGGCTGCCTGCGCACACCGCCGCCGCTCGATGCCTGCCATGCCGCGGTGGCCTATGGCTATCCCTGGGCCGCCTGCATTGCCGAGTTCAAGTTCCGCGGCGAAGCCGGCTGGGCCCATACGCTGGCGCTGCTGCTGCGCAGCACGCCCTGGGTCGAGCCGGCGCTGGAGGCGGCCGACCTGGTGCTGCCCATGCCGCTGTCACGCGAGCGCCTGCGCGAACGCGGCTTCAACCAGGCCGCGCTGCTGGCACACCGGCTGGCGCCGCGCCAGTGCGATGCCAGCTTGCTGCTGCGCCCGCGCCATACCGCCCGGCAGGTTGGACTGGACCGTGCCGCACGCTTGCGCAGCCTGCGTGGCGCGTTTGCGGTCGACCCATTGCGCGTGCCGGCGCTGGCCGGTCGCCGCGTGGTGCTGGTGGACGATGTGATGACCACTGGCGCATCGCTGTACGCCGCCGCGGCCGTGCTGCGGCAAGCTGGCGCGGCGCATGTGACGGGGGTGGTGGTGGCGCGCACCGACTGA
- a CDS encoding biotin synthase, with product MSQERPPTIDPRAAARWETAPPAAASPWLHEEIGRRMEDRLQWIMLKPQRWAHWQPLRGGRATHALLARRFPDAACDVVEATPAQAQAARAALSSSWWKPGRWRAPATRFLAGPEALAPGSVQMLWANMSLHTAADPQALIAAWHAALATDGFLMFSCLGPDTLRSLRALYADLGWPPAGAEFTDMHDWGDMLVHAGFAEPVMDMERTTLTYETPERLLQDLREIGRNLHPARFPALRGRAFRQRLLEALRDRLAVPTEDGRLALQIEIIYGHALRPAPRTPLAAESAVSLQDMRSMLRGGRRGA from the coding sequence ATGTCCCAAGAACGCCCCCCCACCATCGACCCCCGCGCCGCCGCGCGCTGGGAGACCGCGCCACCCGCCGCCGCCTCGCCCTGGCTGCATGAAGAGATCGGCCGGCGCATGGAAGACCGCCTGCAGTGGATCATGCTCAAGCCGCAGCGCTGGGCGCACTGGCAGCCGCTGCGCGGTGGGCGCGCGACACACGCGTTGCTGGCGCGCCGCTTCCCCGATGCCGCCTGCGACGTGGTGGAGGCCACGCCGGCGCAGGCGCAGGCTGCCCGCGCCGCGCTTTCGTCCTCCTGGTGGAAGCCCGGGCGCTGGCGTGCGCCGGCCACGCGCTTCCTGGCAGGGCCAGAGGCGCTGGCACCCGGCAGCGTGCAGATGCTGTGGGCCAACATGTCGTTGCACACTGCGGCCGATCCGCAGGCGCTGATCGCCGCCTGGCATGCGGCCCTGGCCACCGACGGCTTCCTGATGTTTTCCTGCCTGGGGCCGGACACGCTGCGCTCCCTGCGCGCGCTCTACGCCGACCTGGGCTGGCCACCGGCCGGCGCCGAGTTCACAGACATGCACGACTGGGGCGACATGCTGGTGCACGCCGGCTTTGCCGAGCCGGTGATGGACATGGAGCGCACCACGCTCACCTACGAGACGCCCGAGCGCCTGCTGCAGGATCTGCGCGAGATTGGCCGCAACCTGCACCCCGCGCGCTTCCCGGCGCTGCGTGGCCGTGCGTTTCGCCAGCGCCTGCTGGAGGCGCTGCGCGATCGGCTGGCCGTCCCGACCGAAGACGGGCGCCTGGCACTGCAGATAGAGATCATCTACGGCCACGCGCTGCGCCCCGCGCCGCGCACGCCGCTGGCCGCCGAGAGCGCGGTGTCGCTGCAGGACATGCGCAGCATGCTGCGCGGCGGTCGCCGAGGCGCCTGA
- a CDS encoding DUF2244 domain-containing protein, which yields MSNLVFRFATVSGQNLHWFLRRNCSVKPSQLGWLYLSLCLVSLGIATVFWVHGARLVMPFAWLELLAVGGAFLVYARHATDGERISLQGSCLVVERETAGRLERAEFRREWVRIEPKVGDRSLIQVSAQGRSMEVGRFVRPELRPALASEIRMALRAA from the coding sequence GTGTCGAACCTCGTCTTTCGCTTCGCCACCGTGTCGGGCCAGAACCTCCACTGGTTTCTGCGGCGCAACTGCTCGGTCAAACCGAGCCAGTTGGGGTGGCTGTACCTGTCCTTGTGCCTGGTGTCGCTCGGCATCGCCACAGTCTTCTGGGTGCATGGCGCGCGACTGGTGATGCCGTTCGCATGGCTTGAGTTGCTGGCAGTAGGGGGAGCGTTTCTGGTGTATGCGCGGCATGCGACGGATGGAGAGCGCATCTCGTTGCAGGGCTCGTGTCTGGTGGTGGAGCGGGAGACCGCCGGCCGGCTTGAGCGCGCGGAGTTTCGGCGGGAATGGGTCCGCATCGAGCCCAAGGTTGGCGATCGTTCGCTGATCCAGGTCTCGGCGCAGGGACGGTCGATGGAGGTGGGGCGCTTCGTGCGCCCCGAATTGCGTCCGGCATTGGCGAGCGAGATCCGGATGGCGCTGCGGGCGGCGTAA